In one Capricornis sumatraensis isolate serow.1 chromosome 1, serow.2, whole genome shotgun sequence genomic region, the following are encoded:
- the LOC138083160 gene encoding histone H3.3A-like produces the protein MAPTKQTARKSTGGKAPRKQLATKAARKSAPSTGGAKKPHRYRPGTVALCEIRSYQKSTELLILKLPFQRLVREIAQDFKTDLRFQSAAIGALQEASEAYLVGLFEDTNLCAIQAKRVTIMPKDIQLARRIRGECA, from the coding sequence ATGGCTCCTACAAAGCAGACTGCCCGCAAATCGACCGGTGGTAAAGCACCGAGGAAGCAACTCGCTACAAAAGCCGCTCGCAAGAGTGCGCCCTCCACTGGAGGGGCGAAGAAACCTCATCGTTACAGGCCTGGTACTGTGGCACTCTGTGAAATTAGAAGTTATCAGAAGTCCACTGAACTTCTGATTCTCAAACTTCCCTTCCAGCGTCTGGTGCGGGAAATTGCTCAGGACTTCAAAACAGATCTGCGCTTCCAGAGCGCAGCTATTGGTGCTTTGCAGGAGGCAAGTGAGGCCTATCTGGTTGGCCTTTTTGAAGACACCAACCTGTGTGCTATCCAAGCCAAACGTGTAACAATTATGCCAAAAGACATCCAGCTAGCACGCCGCATACGTGGAGAATGTGCTTAA